From one Armatimonadota bacterium genomic stretch:
- a CDS encoding DUF6259 domain-containing protein yields the protein MKNNKPSEDPIVLRNEYLSITLGIEGGRLCLNSIKDSSGHEFLGDAQDNTSIWQIVFRGPSGESKEVESSKASFLGQQMNKFKWIVPLGEVQAEVHMSVRLNDRSRLSYWSISAKLPNGWKINRANFPIIPNIKPEKGLKMAAPFGWGLEYELKPGEAYDATYPSLVAAMQFVAFYNRGHGLYIGTHDPQANHKRFSMKARQDGISFTITNLPAIPKKGSGAWKLPYEAAVGVFTGDYYDAAQIYREWTFDAPWGKGGPISKRTIPQWLKDTDLWIRVKDVWSDTESEPVENLEMAKEAADFFGIPIALHWYTWHQIPFDTLYPEYFPAKPNFAEGVKALQAIGFHVMPYINGRLCDPKSRTWIEERADRSAARQEDGKPYTEIYGSKVPLNVMCPYTQQWQEKITALVDRLVNEYNVDGVYIDQISAASAVQCFNSEHNHPTGGGKFWADGYRKMLEMARSRLPKGKILTTEENAECWLDQFDALLLVNTPVGTKKVIPLFPAVYSGRTITFGFQYTLPEDLRDSAPWRAKMAQAFVFGSQLGWVSLSVLMAQEVRQEADFLRTLARCRRFAHEYVVTGRFLGMLNAQGDNPLLRIEGKPSFGSGTYAMELPSVLTSAWLAENGSLGILMVNQSNEDHNVQVCLPLNKAGIQADEGFSVEKFGPEGKESDWQSTTAIQKVTIPARNAILLKIKKQAKRPS from the coding sequence ATGAAAAATAACAAACCCTCAGAAGACCCAATCGTTCTGAGGAATGAATACCTGAGTATTACTTTAGGCATTGAAGGTGGCCGTTTGTGTCTGAATAGTATCAAGGATTCCTCGGGCCACGAGTTTCTCGGCGATGCCCAAGACAATACGTCAATTTGGCAAATTGTCTTCCGAGGCCCAAGTGGCGAATCGAAAGAGGTTGAAAGCAGCAAAGCATCGTTTTTAGGGCAACAAATGAATAAGTTCAAATGGATAGTGCCCCTTGGAGAAGTACAAGCCGAGGTTCACATGTCGGTGCGTCTTAATGACAGGAGTCGTCTTTCATACTGGTCAATTTCCGCTAAACTTCCCAACGGATGGAAAATCAATAGGGCAAATTTCCCAATAATACCCAACATAAAGCCCGAGAAGGGTTTAAAAATGGCCGCTCCATTTGGCTGGGGACTCGAATATGAGTTGAAACCCGGAGAAGCATATGATGCCACATACCCATCGCTTGTCGCTGCTATGCAGTTCGTTGCATTTTACAACCGGGGGCACGGCCTCTACATTGGAACGCATGACCCGCAGGCGAACCACAAGCGTTTTAGCATGAAAGCTCGTCAAGACGGCATCAGCTTTACAATAACTAACCTCCCAGCAATTCCCAAGAAAGGCAGCGGTGCATGGAAGCTCCCTTATGAGGCGGCAGTTGGTGTCTTTACGGGCGATTATTACGACGCGGCACAGATTTATCGCGAATGGACATTCGACGCTCCATGGGGAAAAGGTGGACCGATATCCAAGCGAACAATCCCTCAGTGGTTGAAGGACACCGATTTATGGATTAGGGTTAAAGATGTTTGGAGCGATACCGAATCCGAGCCAGTTGAAAACCTCGAAATGGCCAAAGAGGCCGCCGATTTTTTCGGCATTCCTATTGCATTGCACTGGTATACTTGGCACCAGATTCCATTTGACACTCTTTATCCCGAATACTTCCCCGCAAAACCAAACTTCGCCGAAGGAGTTAAGGCACTCCAAGCAATCGGCTTCCATGTTATGCCCTACATCAACGGCCGGCTATGCGACCCTAAGTCCAGGACCTGGATCGAAGAGCGAGCCGACCGGTCGGCGGCTAGGCAGGAAGACGGAAAGCCATATACCGAGATTTATGGTTCAAAAGTTCCCCTCAACGTTATGTGTCCCTATACCCAGCAATGGCAAGAAAAGATTACGGCATTGGTTGACCGTTTAGTGAATGAGTATAATGTGGATGGGGTTTATATCGACCAAATCAGCGCGGCTAGTGCAGTTCAGTGCTTCAATAGCGAACATAACCACCCAACAGGCGGTGGTAAGTTCTGGGCAGATGGCTACCGAAAGATGCTCGAAATGGCAAGGTCACGTCTACCCAAAGGAAAAATTTTGACAACCGAGGAAAATGCCGAGTGCTGGCTAGACCAATTTGACGCTTTGCTTCTTGTAAACACACCCGTTGGCACAAAGAAGGTCATCCCTCTATTCCCAGCAGTATACTCAGGCAGAACAATCACATTTGGATTTCAATACACACTTCCAGAAGACCTCCGGGATTCCGCTCCGTGGAGGGCAAAGATGGCACAGGCATTTGTATTTGGCTCACAGCTCGGCTGGGTGAGCTTAAGCGTTCTCATGGCACAAGAAGTTAGGCAGGAAGCTGATTTCCTGCGAACGCTTGCAAGATGCCGAAGATTTGCACACGAATATGTTGTTACTGGGCGCTTCCTAGGAATGCTTAATGCGCAAGGAGACAATCCACTGTTACGGATTGAAGGTAAACCCTCATTCGGCAGTGGAACTTACGCCATGGAACTGCCATCGGTCCTCACATCCGCTTGGCTTGCGGAAAACGGAAGCTTGGGCATCCTTATGGTAAACCAATCAAATGAAGACCATAATGTGCAGGTGTGCCTCCCGCTTAACAAAGCAGGGATTCAAGCTGATGAAGGATTTTCCGTTGAGAAATTTGGTCCTGAAGGCAAGGAATCCGATTGGCAAAGTACAACAGCTATCCAAAAAGTAACAATCCCAGCCAGAAATGCGATCCTGCTTAAGATTAAAAAGCAAGCTAAGCGCCCTAGCTGA
- a CDS encoding prepilin-type N-terminal cleavage/methylation domain-containing protein — protein MVRRHIVRENAGFTIIEIMIVILVVSILMMIAAPCFIHAQNTSRTKSCIENMKQIYTAKEQFAMENNKSNGDLVTWDDLVPDYIREQPECPAGGNYNLLTIGETVSCSITGHELNI, from the coding sequence ATGGTTAGAAGGCACATTGTTCGTGAGAACGCCGGTTTCACAATCATAGAAATAATGATTGTGATCTTGGTCGTTAGCATTCTAATGATGATAGCTGCTCCGTGCTTTATTCACGCACAAAATACGTCTCGGACAAAGTCTTGCATTGAGAATATGAAGCAGATTTACACAGCCAAAGAACAGTTTGCAATGGAGAACAACAAATCCAACGGTGACTTGGTAACATGGGATGACCTTGTGCCTGATTATATAAGGGAACAGCCTGAATGTCCGGCTGGTGGTAATTATAATCTCCTAACTATCGGCGAAACGGTTTCCTGCTCAATAACCGGGCACGAGCTTAATATCTGA
- a CDS encoding nitroreductase family protein produces the protein MDAIECMKTRRSVRVYQDKPVPREIIEDIVDCGRLAATAINIQPWQFIVVQDPGMRKKIADTTDYGKFIAQAPVCIAVFCQDTKYYLEDGSAATQNILNAARAHELGSCWVAGDKKAYAPKIGEMLGMPPNYKLVSLVSIGYPIETPNPGKKPLSEVLHWERYSG, from the coding sequence ATGGATGCGATTGAATGCATGAAGACTAGGCGAAGTGTTAGAGTATATCAGGATAAACCCGTTCCTCGGGAAATCATCGAAGATATTGTTGATTGCGGAAGACTTGCTGCAACGGCGATTAATATTCAGCCTTGGCAGTTCATTGTGGTGCAAGACCCAGGAATGCGCAAAAAGATCGCTGATACTACAGATTATGGTAAGTTTATAGCTCAAGCGCCAGTTTGTATAGCCGTCTTTTGCCAGGATACCAAATATTACCTTGAAGATGGGAGTGCCGCAACGCAGAATATCCTCAATGCGGCACGAGCGCATGAGCTCGGTTCGTGCTGGGTTGCAGGTGACAAGAAAGCATATGCACCAAAAATAGGAGAAATGCTGGGGATGCCGCCGAACTATAAATTAGTCTCACTAGTATCAATAGGCTATCCAATCGAAACTCCAAACCCAGGTAAGAAGCCGTTGTCTGAAGTGTTACATTGGGAAAGGTATTCGGGCTAA
- a CDS encoding M55 family metallopeptidase — MRYILLSTLIIIAVAGFVLADKGDKPVKKIKIYIHTDLEGVSGVDAYEMMDQTTEGYQKARRLLMEDINAAVAGAFEGGADEVTVLDSHNGAHNFIPEMLDKRAVQDPRANKKWWGALDETYSGTFFIGAHAMAGTINGFLDHTQSSTHWHDYSINGRKMGELAQWAIVAGNFGVPMLMVSGDEAACKEARDFFDPIETAVVKRGIGRNKAELVPLDEARARIREAAKKAISLIGKAKPFIPEKPMTIVLKYNRSDYCDSAVERLSYVERIDARTIRWVTSDPLAILPK; from the coding sequence ATGAGATATATACTTCTTAGTACTCTAATAATAATTGCAGTAGCTGGGTTCGTACTGGCTGACAAAGGAGACAAGCCTGTGAAAAAGATCAAGATTTATATCCACACAGATTTAGAGGGTGTCTCAGGCGTCGACGCATATGAAATGATGGACCAAACTACCGAAGGTTATCAGAAAGCACGCAGGCTTCTAATGGAAGACATTAACGCCGCAGTTGCAGGAGCTTTTGAAGGCGGTGCTGACGAAGTAACAGTTCTAGACAGTCATAACGGAGCCCACAATTTTATTCCCGAGATGCTTGATAAGCGGGCAGTACAAGACCCTCGTGCAAACAAAAAATGGTGGGGTGCGTTGGATGAAACCTATTCCGGCACATTCTTTATAGGTGCACATGCGATGGCTGGCACCATTAACGGTTTTCTTGACCATACTCAATCATCCACGCACTGGCATGACTACTCAATCAATGGTCGCAAAATGGGTGAGTTGGCACAATGGGCGATTGTCGCTGGGAATTTCGGCGTTCCTATGCTCATGGTAAGCGGTGACGAAGCTGCATGCAAAGAGGCAAGAGACTTCTTCGACCCAATAGAAACGGCTGTGGTAAAAAGGGGAATTGGGCGAAACAAAGCAGAGCTTGTGCCCTTGGATGAAGCACGAGCTCGCATCCGTGAAGCAGCGAAAAAAGCTATTTCGCTTATCGGTAAAGCCAAACCTTTTATTCCCGAAAAGCCGATGACAATCGTACTTAAATATAATCGCTCGGACTATTGTGACTCAGCTGTTGAAAGGCTTAGCTACGTCGAACGCATAGACGCCCGCACAATTCGGTGGGTTACAAGCGATCCATTGGCAATACTGCCCAAATGA
- a CDS encoding carboxypeptidase-like regulatory domain-containing protein: MTKQMKHFLGLPAMMLLALTVLQGCGGGHRPRSVVSGTVSDMNQNVIVDAEVYYDGARKTRSLITGIYRLENVPSGWRTIRAKTTINGKTWIGCTAAEILRDEPTMNVNIIIAPVSNTTSIEGIVFDDTNHRVEGARVFLLLQPTGEGQVGPYGSIVAITDRNGHYVLQDVPTGVPAVITASKVGFTNDEVEIANLTPSIDFINFHLIRSNLREGPEAPRLDAIEAYTMPDSITRSENAFDAIRAFTSPRFRAALAKKKPTRIVRSTPLGSLIEIDLYWSDPNNPSRDIAGYGIYRGQSPTVRAIDFVRDPYATFYGDTGVEITPGLKYYYAVASVDVEFLDEFNQPDERAVSELSNLLDVVPLDQLRSISPAQSATISSPPVFKWQALDRADKYSVYVYDRFPTLPLDPDFDYGTDPAVLVGTFPIWHRTVSAPATSMIGPELGPGKYYWVVLAQDNSGTAFSYGDLRPFIVR; this comes from the coding sequence ATGACAAAGCAAATGAAGCATTTTCTAGGTTTGCCAGCGATGATGCTTTTAGCTCTCACTGTTTTGCAGGGATGCGGTGGAGGACATAGGCCTAGGAGTGTGGTCAGCGGCACCGTTTCAGATATGAACCAAAATGTTATTGTAGATGCCGAGGTTTATTATGATGGAGCGCGCAAAACAAGGTCACTTATCACCGGCATTTACCGCCTAGAAAATGTGCCAAGCGGATGGCGTACTATTCGTGCAAAAACAACAATCAACGGTAAGACATGGATAGGCTGCACCGCAGCTGAAATTCTCAGAGACGAGCCGACTATGAATGTCAATATAATTATTGCACCTGTATCAAACACAACATCTATTGAAGGCATTGTATTCGATGACACCAACCATAGAGTCGAGGGAGCAAGAGTATTCCTGCTACTCCAACCCACAGGTGAGGGTCAAGTAGGCCCATATGGCTCAATAGTAGCGATTACCGATAGGAACGGGCATTACGTGCTTCAAGATGTGCCGACAGGCGTTCCTGCAGTAATTACTGCCTCGAAAGTTGGTTTCACAAATGACGAAGTAGAAATCGCAAATCTCACTCCTTCGATCGATTTTATTAATTTTCACCTTATACGCTCGAACCTAAGAGAAGGACCAGAGGCCCCAAGATTGGACGCAATCGAAGCGTATACTATGCCTGATTCTATTACACGAAGCGAAAACGCTTTTGATGCGATTCGGGCGTTCACGTCCCCAAGATTCCGTGCGGCTCTTGCAAAGAAGAAACCCACAAGGATTGTAAGATCAACGCCGCTGGGGTCGCTCATCGAAATTGACCTATACTGGTCAGACCCTAACAATCCGTCGCGAGACATTGCTGGGTATGGCATCTATCGTGGGCAAAGCCCAACTGTCAGAGCAATTGATTTCGTACGCGATCCATATGCAACTTTTTATGGCGACACTGGTGTGGAAATAACTCCTGGCCTAAAGTACTACTATGCCGTCGCATCGGTGGATGTAGAATTTTTAGACGAATTCAATCAACCTGACGAACGCGCAGTAAGCGAACTTAGCAATCTGCTCGACGTTGTGCCTCTTGACCAGCTTCGTTCGATATCTCCGGCACAAAGCGCTACCATCAGCAGTCCACCGGTATTCAAATGGCAAGCTCTCGATAGAGCTGACAAATATTCTGTCTATGTATATGATCGCTTCCCGACGCTTCCGCTTGACCCTGATTTCGATTACGGCACAGACCCTGCTGTACTAGTTGGCACTTTCCCAATATGGCACCGGACAGTTTCTGCTCCTGCCACCTCAATGATAGGACCGGAATTAGGGCCTGGCAAATATTATTGGGTTGTACTAGCGCAGGACAATTCGGGAACAGCATTCTCATACGGGGATCTTCGCCCCTTCATTGTGCGGTGA
- the csaB gene encoding polysaccharide pyruvyl transferase CsaB, translating to MIARKRIIISGYYGFSNMGDEAVLSAIIAGLREHSKKDIEITVISGAPKETQLHHGVRSLSRRSIAEVLTAIRESDLVISGGGSLIQDATSFRSLLYYLWVIMQAQRSRRKVMILGQGIGPLRRKISCMLARRVLDRVDIIAVRDPDSANLLKKIGVARPPIYVTADPAFLLKAEPTEQFEGDIITFALREWREAPWVEQYAIESLKQLSKELPAKIFLMAMHTPGDLEMASRIGRQVGDSVIVQKENLTPEQLLGIICASKMVVSMRLHALIFAAASGIPMLGITYDPKVESFLKSVGQENMSLEDLKSGKLPRRVLDTWHKRDVLSARLAEKVPAFKDAAKENIRLALELLE from the coding sequence GTGATAGCTAGAAAACGTATAATTATTTCAGGATACTACGGATTCTCCAACATGGGCGATGAGGCAGTTCTGTCCGCCATCATCGCTGGACTTAGGGAGCACTCAAAAAAAGACATCGAGATTACCGTAATCTCGGGCGCTCCTAAAGAAACCCAGCTACACCATGGCGTTCGGTCGCTGTCAAGGCGCTCTATCGCCGAAGTACTTACCGCGATTCGCGAGAGCGACCTAGTAATAAGCGGCGGCGGCAGTCTCATCCAAGATGCTACAAGCTTCCGCTCACTTTTATATTATTTATGGGTTATCATGCAGGCACAGCGGTCTCGCCGCAAAGTAATGATTCTCGGCCAAGGGATAGGCCCTCTAAGGCGAAAAATATCTTGCATGCTCGCCCGCCGCGTGCTTGATAGAGTTGATATCATAGCAGTTCGCGATCCAGACTCGGCCAATCTGCTTAAAAAAATTGGGGTAGCAAGGCCACCAATTTACGTGACTGCTGACCCCGCGTTTCTTCTCAAAGCCGAACCAACGGAGCAATTCGAGGGGGATATTATAACTTTTGCCCTCCGCGAATGGCGTGAAGCGCCGTGGGTGGAACAATATGCAATCGAATCACTAAAACAGCTATCGAAAGAACTGCCAGCGAAAATATTTCTCATGGCAATGCACACACCAGGCGATCTGGAAATGGCTTCAAGAATTGGCAGGCAAGTTGGAGATTCCGTAATCGTTCAAAAAGAAAACCTAACGCCAGAGCAACTCTTGGGCATCATTTGCGCATCAAAAATGGTGGTGTCAATGCGGCTACATGCACTGATATTCGCCGCTGCTTCTGGCATTCCTATGCTCGGCATTACCTACGACCCAAAGGTCGAAAGCTTCCTAAAATCTGTTGGTCAAGAAAATATGTCTCTTGAAGACTTAAAGTCTGGCAAACTTCCAAGAAGGGTATTAGATACATGGCACAAGCGCGATGTTCTTTCTGCCCGACTAGCTGAAAAAGTGCCCGCATTCAAAGATGCTGCAAAAGAAAACATCCGCCTGGCGCTGGAGCTTTTGGAATAG
- a CDS encoding DUF5693 family protein, which yields MLKRNWLLLILLIPGLLSAFILADRRYKLEVANRNVELILDYQELQNVALSESMALSDVLSSFRQAGMTGIAITEQTLEDLVSTGQIRFRATLYNNEPCTEVIISDSTLAKRVWEALLKRNYLYTHFANKPTRFVIKATPETLNTIGIGLPPEAVNLIRQCGFDVVARLQNHPAITTKAIDSAAKELRQEGISRLICAGDEVIGFRGLLSHAAKQLEKNSLIFGSIEFAKQKGDTIMCRELEGNFIRAHSIPYTEMAGIAPSAAIERFARAVKERNIRLCYIRLIESSGQSDMHKNIQFVSAIRKAIEKAGYKIGTARPFGTSSQPIILLLLIALSIASAGIILLDSMVTLPGIFKYGILILAFAAFAGLIASSELGKQLVALKAAIIFPTLGIVGVIGPRFTSKTNEKSPALTATKLFIGTSIFTLIGAFHIAGMLGNRLYMVKVEQFIGIKLAHIAPLLIVIFVMAAGLPMINEPLGRVWAKVRENLYSVMAHPLFVWHAIAISFALIILLIALMRTGNDAAIGVSTVELKFRAILDKVLFVRPRTKEFLIGHPAMFLGIALLVSRRRAWGLPLIALGTLGQVSMLNTFCHIHTPLALSAMRTIDGLVLGFVLGLAAWLIFGKRNTGVSRKLNSDS from the coding sequence GTGCTTAAACGAAACTGGCTACTGCTTATTCTTCTTATACCCGGCCTGCTGAGTGCTTTTATCCTCGCAGACCGTCGGTACAAGCTAGAAGTAGCAAACCGCAATGTTGAGCTTATTCTCGACTACCAAGAACTCCAAAATGTTGCCCTGTCGGAATCAATGGCACTTTCGGACGTCCTAAGCAGTTTCCGCCAAGCAGGCATGACCGGCATAGCAATCACCGAACAAACCCTGGAGGACCTGGTATCAACAGGCCAAATTCGTTTTAGAGCAACCCTTTATAATAATGAACCATGTACCGAGGTTATCATCTCTGATTCCACGCTGGCAAAACGTGTTTGGGAGGCGCTGCTCAAACGCAACTATTTGTACACCCATTTTGCTAATAAGCCGACTCGTTTTGTTATCAAGGCAACCCCAGAGACGCTCAACACAATAGGCATAGGGCTACCTCCAGAAGCTGTAAATCTTATTAGGCAATGCGGCTTTGACGTTGTGGCCCGACTCCAAAACCACCCTGCGATAACTACAAAAGCAATAGATTCGGCAGCCAAGGAGCTAAGGCAAGAGGGCATATCAAGGCTGATTTGTGCCGGCGACGAGGTGATTGGTTTCAGAGGACTCCTATCTCATGCCGCAAAACAGCTTGAGAAAAACAGCCTAATCTTCGGATCAATTGAGTTTGCCAAACAGAAGGGCGATACTATAATGTGCAGAGAGCTTGAGGGGAATTTCATCCGCGCCCACAGCATTCCCTACACTGAGATGGCTGGCATTGCTCCATCGGCAGCTATCGAGCGGTTTGCCCGCGCAGTAAAGGAACGCAACATACGACTTTGCTATATACGCTTAATAGAATCATCCGGCCAATCGGATATGCATAAAAATATACAGTTCGTTAGTGCAATACGCAAAGCCATCGAAAAAGCCGGCTACAAAATCGGTACTGCCAGGCCTTTTGGAACATCCTCACAACCGATAATACTTCTCTTGCTAATAGCGCTCTCCATCGCCTCAGCTGGAATTATACTTCTCGACTCAATGGTCACTCTGCCGGGAATATTCAAATATGGAATTCTAATACTCGCCTTTGCTGCATTCGCCGGCTTAATAGCCTCAAGCGAACTTGGCAAACAACTAGTTGCTCTTAAAGCTGCTATCATATTCCCGACTTTAGGAATCGTCGGCGTGATTGGCCCACGCTTTACGAGTAAAACAAACGAAAAGTCGCCAGCATTAACAGCGACAAAACTATTCATTGGAACATCAATTTTTACACTCATTGGCGCCTTTCACATCGCCGGGATGCTTGGGAACCGGCTATACATGGTCAAAGTCGAACAGTTTATAGGTATCAAGCTAGCGCATATTGCCCCACTTCTCATAGTAATCTTCGTCATGGCAGCAGGGTTGCCAATGATAAATGAACCTCTTGGGCGTGTTTGGGCAAAGGTTCGTGAGAATCTTTACTCAGTGATGGCACATCCGCTTTTCGTATGGCATGCAATAGCGATTAGCTTTGCACTAATCATTCTTCTTATTGCCCTCATGCGTACAGGAAATGATGCGGCAATTGGGGTATCAACAGTCGAACTTAAATTCCGAGCAATACTCGATAAAGTCCTTTTCGTTCGCCCGCGAACAAAGGAATTCCTAATCGGCCACCCTGCTATGTTCCTCGGCATTGCCCTTCTAGTGAGCAGGCGTCGTGCTTGGGGTCTCCCACTAATCGCGCTTGGTACGCTCGGTCAGGTTTCTATGCTGAATACCTTCTGTCACATACACACCCCACTTGCGCTGTCGGCAATGCGCACCATTGACGGTCTAGTGCTCGGATTTGTACTTGGATTGGCTGCTTGGCTGATTTTTGGCAAGCGCAATACCGGGGTCTCTCGTAAGTTAAACAGTGATAGCTAG
- a CDS encoding rhomboid family intramembrane serine protease, producing MIPLRDENPTSATPLVVYGLIVANVLIYLYNGPLRPGVHNPLAGFELVPYELTTGRDVGPATPITPWLTIFTSAFMHANWLHIAGNMLYLWIFGNNVEDTFGHFRFLLFYLLSGVGAALLQVLIAPFSTIPMVGASGAIAGVLGAYLILFPDARIITLTFFFFVQLVEYPASIVLGLWILIQIISLSGMDAAAGGVAYAAHVGGFITGVFITYLLGGRKLLRRRRQIGYWYYRRPYW from the coding sequence GTGATTCCTTTGAGGGATGAAAACCCCACTAGTGCAACACCGCTCGTAGTCTATGGGCTAATCGTAGCCAACGTGCTAATATATCTCTACAACGGACCGCTCAGACCAGGGGTTCACAATCCACTTGCAGGATTCGAGCTCGTACCATACGAACTAACAACCGGACGTGATGTTGGTCCCGCGACGCCTATTACCCCTTGGCTCACAATCTTCACTTCAGCGTTTATGCATGCAAACTGGCTCCATATTGCCGGCAACATGCTTTATTTATGGATATTTGGCAACAACGTAGAGGATACATTTGGACACTTTAGATTCTTGCTTTTTTACCTTTTATCTGGTGTTGGTGCAGCGCTCTTGCAGGTACTGATTGCTCCATTTTCTACTATCCCAATGGTAGGAGCGAGCGGAGCAATTGCTGGAGTGCTGGGCGCATACTTGATTCTTTTCCCTGATGCAAGAATCATAACCTTAACGTTCTTCTTTTTCGTCCAACTGGTAGAGTATCCAGCATCTATAGTGCTTGGCCTTTGGATATTAATTCAAATTATCAGTCTCAGCGGAATGGATGCAGCCGCGGGAGGGGTAGCATATGCCGCCCACGTTGGCGGCTTCATTACTGGAGTTTTCATCACATATCTTCTGGGTGGGCGAAAGCTCCTTCGAAGGCGACGCCAAATCGGATATTGGTATTATAGGCGACCATATTGGTAA
- a CDS encoding deoxyguanosinetriphosphate triphosphohydrolase codes for MLNTSFIRLQQEELERQILSPFATLSAESKGRTKPEEKCPIRTDFQRDRDRIIHSKAFRRLKHKTQVFIDPEEDHYRTRLTHTLEVSQIARTISRGLRLNEDLTEAIALGHDLGHTPFGHAGEEALDEVYREFVPNARFRHNEQSLRVIDIIEKDGCGLNLTAEVREGIVQHSKGSEDVDLNRQGNGTLEGQVVRIADRIAYINHDIDDAIRAGILREIDLPKDCTKVLGRQPSERIAIMVIDLVENSTGKPELSMSDEVLAAANKLKDFLFERVYYVDTPVLRELKKAQKILKELFYFYMEHPELLPTWYNAKLQDTPGRARAVCDFIAGMTDRYAEQKYEEYFMPHSNIFSTK; via the coding sequence ATGCTAAATACTTCTTTCATAAGATTACAACAAGAAGAGCTAGAGCGGCAGATTTTATCACCCTTTGCAACGCTGAGCGCTGAATCAAAAGGACGCACAAAACCCGAAGAGAAATGTCCAATCCGCACAGACTTTCAGCGTGACCGCGATAGAATTATTCACTCAAAAGCCTTTCGCCGCCTGAAACACAAAACGCAGGTCTTCATCGACCCCGAAGAAGACCACTACCGCACTCGATTAACTCATACACTTGAAGTTTCACAAATCGCACGCACCATCAGCCGAGGGCTGCGGCTAAACGAAGACCTTACCGAAGCCATCGCTCTCGGCCATGATCTTGGACACACACCATTTGGCCACGCAGGAGAAGAAGCACTTGACGAGGTATACCGCGAGTTCGTTCCTAATGCGCGCTTTCGGCATAACGAGCAAAGTTTGAGGGTCATCGATATAATTGAGAAAGACGGTTGTGGCTTAAACTTGACCGCTGAAGTTCGCGAGGGCATCGTTCAGCACTCAAAGGGAAGCGAAGACGTAGACCTCAATAGGCAAGGAAACGGCACGCTTGAAGGGCAAGTTGTACGCATTGCCGACCGAATTGCCTATATAAACCACGACATTGACGACGCCATCAGAGCTGGAATTCTCCGAGAAATTGACTTGCCAAAAGATTGCACAAAGGTCCTCGGGCGGCAGCCCTCCGAGCGCATTGCGATAATGGTGATTGACCTCGTCGAGAACAGCACTGGTAAGCCAGAGCTAAGCATGAGCGATGAAGTACTTGCAGCAGCCAATAAACTAAAAGATTTCTTATTCGAACGCGTATACTATGTCGACACCCCTGTATTGCGAGAACTCAAAAAAGCGCAAAAAATTCTCAAAGAACTTTTTTACTTTTATATGGAGCATCCGGAACTCCTTCCTACTTGGTACAACGCAAAGTTGCAGGATACTCCAGGAAGGGCCCGCGCAGTATGCGACTTCATTGCTGGGATGACGGACAGATATGCAGAACAGAAGTATGAAGAATATTTCATGCCGCACTCGAACATATTTTCAACAAAATAA
- the lepB gene encoding signal peptidase I has product MRLPRTLINVSAKGEIFAGDLPPMAFLMKKKYSRVLRELCETIVMTAVVFAFLVTFIVQGFKVCGRCMEPHLRSGERLLGNKFIYRFEKPVRGDIIVFRFPADPRKIFIKRIIALPGEIIEIRSGKVFINNKEIREPYLSRNAHGDFPPQKVPEGCVFVLGDNRDESNDSRFWGDLPIKNIQAKAWLRYWPLSRLHVFK; this is encoded by the coding sequence TTGCGGCTACCTCGCACACTTATAAATGTCTCGGCTAAAGGAGAGATTTTTGCCGGCGACCTACCACCGATGGCTTTTCTAATGAAGAAAAAATATTCACGAGTTCTCAGGGAATTGTGTGAAACCATCGTTATGACAGCGGTGGTGTTCGCATTCCTTGTAACATTTATAGTCCAAGGCTTCAAAGTATGTGGGCGCTGCATGGAGCCGCATCTTCGAAGTGGCGAGCGTCTTTTGGGCAACAAATTTATCTATAGGTTTGAGAAGCCTGTAAGAGGTGATATTATCGTATTCCGATTCCCGGCAGATCCACGCAAGATATTCATCAAACGAATTATTGCTCTTCCGGGTGAAATAATTGAGATACGCTCAGGCAAGGTATTCATAAACAACAAAGAAATAAGAGAGCCGTATCTTTCACGCAATGCTCACGGCGACTTCCCGCCCCAAAAGGTGCCTGAGGGATGCGTATTCGTGCTTGGAGACAACCGTGACGAAAGCAACGACAGCAGGTTCTGGGGCGATCTGCCCATCAAGAACATTCAGGCAAAAGCATGGCTTCGTTACTGGCCATTGTCTAGATTACATGTTTTCAAATAA